One window from the genome of Mucilaginibacter ginsenosidivorans encodes:
- a CDS encoding DoxX family protein: MDIVHRIETWGDGHHPRFFDAVRIALGIFLMMKGIAFMQNISDLQYIMENQADISLPPAILIAVVYYAAFIHMAGGTLIALGIFTRLSCVLQLPVVFGAVFFVNLLLSPVNTELWASIVCLALLIVFMIIGSGKASLENFFKTIRN, encoded by the coding sequence ATGGATATAGTACATAGAATTGAAACCTGGGGCGACGGACATCACCCGAGGTTTTTTGACGCCGTTCGTATTGCTTTAGGCATTTTCCTGATGATGAAGGGCATCGCATTTATGCAAAACATTTCCGATCTTCAATACATTATGGAAAACCAGGCGGATATATCCCTTCCGCCGGCAATATTGATCGCTGTGGTGTATTATGCTGCTTTTATACATATGGCAGGCGGTACATTGATCGCTTTGGGTATTTTTACCCGCCTCTCGTGCGTATTGCAATTGCCCGTGGTTTTTGGTGCGGTGTTTTTCGTGAATTTATTACTGTCGCCGGTCAACACCGAATTGTGGGCGTCCATCGTGTGCCTGGCACTGCTGATAGTGTTCATGATCATTGGCTCGGGGAAGGCATCCCTTGAAAATTTTTTTAAGACGATCCGCAATTAA
- a CDS encoding ribosomal maturation YjgA family protein: MARLRTIYFILIAAIIILGLLSRKYSVVPLWVGDVLWATMIYFMLRFFYVSASIQKIAIISIVISYTIEFSQLYKAEWIDNLRHTFFGRMVLGETFLWGDLLSYTAGILIGLTIDVLIRKQPSLKG; this comes from the coding sequence ATGGCCCGGTTGCGCACAATATATTTTATACTCATTGCCGCCATCATTATTTTGGGTCTGCTGTCGCGAAAATACAGCGTTGTGCCGCTTTGGGTAGGTGATGTGCTTTGGGCTACGATGATCTATTTCATGCTCCGCTTTTTTTATGTTAGCGCGTCAATACAAAAGATAGCAATCATCAGTATCGTTATCAGTTATACTATAGAGTTCAGCCAGTTATATAAGGCGGAATGGATCGACAACCTGCGGCACACCTTTTTCGGCAGGATGGTTTTAGGCGAGACCTTTTTATGGGGCGATCTGCTATCGTACACCGCCGGCATTCTGATAGGGCTGACCATTGACGTTTTAATACGAAAACAACCGTCGTTAAAAGGCTGA
- a CDS encoding Crp/Fnr family transcriptional regulator yields the protein MKNNQHGCDLNSCMICRLCLKDWLPAIEANKQNFYIKKGQQIFREGDPVKGMYFIYSGTVKVHKKWDKEKELIIRFAKKGDILGHMGLGDEAIYPVTTTALEPTIVCYVKMDFFESTLKVNNELTYRLMRFFAGGLQDSEKRMRNLVHMPVKGRIAQSLIALKTQFGINDEGAINIELTRQDLSSFAGASYETLFKVINELVDEKIAEVSGKSIRILDEPALKLLTRVADM from the coding sequence ATGAAAAATAACCAACACGGGTGCGATTTGAACAGTTGTATGATCTGCCGGCTTTGTCTGAAAGACTGGCTACCGGCGATTGAGGCTAATAAACAAAACTTCTATATCAAAAAAGGGCAGCAAATATTTCGCGAGGGGGACCCTGTGAAAGGCATGTATTTCATTTATTCGGGCACGGTTAAGGTCCACAAAAAATGGGATAAGGAAAAAGAGCTTATCATCCGCTTTGCCAAAAAAGGAGATATACTGGGACACATGGGTTTAGGCGACGAAGCTATTTACCCGGTTACTACAACAGCGCTTGAACCCACCATTGTTTGTTATGTCAAAATGGATTTCTTTGAATCGACATTGAAGGTAAACAACGAACTTACTTACAGGCTGATGCGGTTTTTTGCCGGTGGATTGCAGGATTCGGAAAAACGCATGCGCAACCTGGTTCATATGCCGGTTAAAGGCAGGATAGCGCAATCTTTGATCGCCCTAAAAACCCAGTTTGGTATAAATGATGAGGGCGCTATCAATATTGAATTAACCCGCCAGGATCTTTCCTCTTTTGCAGGCGCGTCGTATGAAACGCTGTTTAAAGTGATAAACGAATTAGTGGATGAAAAGATCGCTGAGGTTTCGGGGAAAAGCATACGCATTTTGGATGAACCTGCGTTGAAACTACTGACAAGGGTAGCCGATATGTAA
- a CDS encoding DUF4350 domain-containing protein, whose protein sequence is MKKVISSALSLILLVASLSGYGQARVLLDSYFNDEHIKDSSGKLISTHYKWEETDNGGFSTFGDAFKKAGAQLNTLYDEPTAENLKQADIYIIVDPDTKKESPKPKYIDSRDVKVISEWVKQGGVLLMMANDSANVELKHFNTLAAKFGIHFNDDLLNHVVDDKHFLNGTFLIIDNPILKTARKIYMKDICSLTLTRPAETMLKDGDADIIAVAYYGKGVVMAVGDPWLYNEYTNGRLPKDYDNDKAASDVARWLIKQIPVQK, encoded by the coding sequence ATGAAAAAAGTAATTAGTTCTGCACTAAGCCTGATTTTACTTGTGGCTTCTCTGTCCGGTTACGGCCAGGCGCGTGTGCTGCTCGATTCCTATTTTAACGATGAGCATATCAAAGATTCTTCGGGTAAATTGATCTCAACCCACTACAAATGGGAAGAAACAGACAATGGCGGTTTTTCCACTTTCGGCGATGCCTTTAAAAAAGCAGGCGCACAGTTAAATACTTTGTATGACGAGCCAACGGCCGAAAACTTGAAACAGGCGGACATTTATATCATAGTCGATCCCGACACCAAAAAGGAAAGCCCGAAACCCAAATACATAGATTCGAGGGATGTAAAAGTGATATCCGAATGGGTAAAGCAAGGCGGCGTATTGCTGATGATGGCAAACGACAGCGCTAATGTCGAACTGAAACATTTCAACACGCTGGCAGCAAAATTCGGAATTCATTTCAATGACGACCTGCTTAACCACGTGGTCGACGATAAACATTTCCTGAACGGCACCTTTCTTATTATCGATAACCCCATACTGAAAACTGCCAGGAAAATATATATGAAGGATATTTGTTCGCTCACGCTCACCAGGCCTGCGGAGACAATGCTTAAAGATGGCGACGCGGACATCATCGCGGTGGCTTATTACGGCAAAGGCGTGGTAATGGCAGTTGGCGACCCTTGGTTATACAATGAATATACCAACGGAAGGCTGCCCAAAGATTATGATAATGATAAAGCTGCGAGTGATGTGGCGCGGTGGCTTATTAAACAAATCCCGGTTCAAAAGTAG
- a CDS encoding STAS domain-containing protein, whose translation MIQVSKEGPKFVIADVTITEANLSNSDQFKAELVSLLDQHKKIIILDLQELKYVDSAFLGALVSALKYAISLKLDIVLTGLRNDIRDLIKLIRLDKVFKIYNYAEEAQFAVNKF comes from the coding sequence ATGATCCAAGTAAGTAAAGAAGGCCCGAAATTCGTCATCGCTGATGTCACCATCACCGAGGCCAACCTGAGTAATTCCGACCAGTTTAAAGCAGAATTGGTGAGCCTGCTTGATCAGCACAAAAAAATAATCATCCTCGACCTGCAGGAACTGAAATATGTGGATAGCGCTTTTTTAGGTGCCCTGGTAAGCGCGCTTAAATACGCTATCAGCTTGAAACTGGATATTGTTTTGACCGGGCTGCGCAACGACATTCGCGACCTGATCAAGCTGATCCGCCTTGATAAGGTGTTCAAGATATACAACTATGCCGAAGAGGCGCAGTTTGCTGTAAACAAGTTCTGA
- a CDS encoding response regulator codes for MNKLTYIDDCQLDHFILRKLLSRFGSPVEIRCTGSGSRIMDQLSQNYSDERSLPDIILLDIAYQPGFDAWEFLDQLRSLYPRLAKPIDVYILSATKYPADLQHLEEYDFVKAFIMKPITKEALQKIIRYREISIDRFALIESYN; via the coding sequence ATGAATAAGCTAACCTACATTGACGACTGCCAGCTCGACCACTTTATTTTAAGAAAGCTGCTCTCTCGTTTCGGTTCCCCGGTTGAGATAAGATGCACGGGGTCCGGTTCAAGGATAATGGACCAGCTATCCCAAAACTATTCGGACGAGCGGAGCCTGCCCGATATCATTTTGCTTGACATAGCTTACCAGCCCGGTTTTGATGCATGGGAATTCTTGGACCAGCTTAGGTCGCTTTACCCGCGGTTGGCCAAACCTATCGACGTGTATATCCTTTCAGCGACAAAATACCCTGCCGATTTGCAACACCTGGAGGAGTATGATTTCGTAAAGGCCTTTATCATGAAGCCGATCACGAAGGAAGCATTACAAAAAATTATCCGTTATAGGGAAATATCGATCGACCGTTTTGCTTTGATCGAATCGTACAACTAA
- a CDS encoding glycoside hydrolase gives MFGKGNKTVGYFINTGIIACILLLPLQHVFAQAELMPYGNLSGIRIKGQLMAFDTRLVVSGNNWKKVYFTGKELQQPQFIRNGDEQVVTTKIDSIHFTETVKDIGKGKARITIKCFSAQDTTLDGVYFNVTLPVAYNDGAIKLSNQPEHQFSQTGLGAPGMHLQHDLEEASFMAASQDIRIQQDTISTIIFRIDEKQKNISLYFPICSGKIGKGVVFQRTYEIKVSGLIDDSPAEMKLDASAPGRVFDGLGGNFRIQNPAHDPEVIDYCLKNLRVAWGRVEMPWISWQPDSTVDPTKTDTSKLNIRVKRAMEMAQRLSQMNIPVIVTAWFPPAWAVEGKLNMGRSPEGIWGNPLKRSSMTKIYQSITDYILYLKAHYGVDVADFSFNESDLGINVRQTAEEHDELIKGLGAYFASHGLTTKLLLGDNSDATTYSFIYPAMNDPQAKPYIGMVSFHSWRGWDTPILQKWADAAKQTNLPLLVGEGSIDAAAWGYPQYFLEQSYALEEVNLYTRLLAICQPISILQWQLTSDYSPLKGGGIFGDNGPLEPTQRFWNLKQLASTPKDLRFMPITSDVADISCAALGDNAKHVYTVHIVNNGTTRKVHLTGLPAGVNKLNLYVTNIKSDMKQKGSVKISNGECEFKADQRSFITLTTQ, from the coding sequence ATGTTTGGCAAAGGCAATAAGACAGTAGGCTATTTTATCAACACAGGGATTATAGCCTGTATTTTGCTGCTGCCTTTACAACATGTGTTCGCCCAGGCGGAACTGATGCCTTACGGCAACCTAAGCGGTATTCGTATTAAGGGCCAGTTAATGGCGTTCGATACCCGTTTAGTCGTATCCGGCAATAACTGGAAGAAAGTTTACTTTACAGGCAAGGAGTTGCAGCAACCCCAATTTATTCGCAACGGCGACGAGCAGGTAGTTACCACCAAAATTGACAGTATTCATTTTACTGAGACGGTAAAGGATATAGGTAAAGGAAAAGCAAGAATAACTATCAAATGCTTTTCGGCGCAGGACACCACCCTCGACGGTGTTTATTTTAATGTGACCCTGCCGGTTGCTTACAACGACGGGGCAATAAAGTTAAGCAACCAGCCCGAACATCAATTCAGCCAGACTGGTTTGGGAGCGCCCGGCATGCATTTGCAGCACGACCTGGAGGAAGCAAGTTTTATGGCTGCATCGCAGGATATCCGGATACAACAGGATACGATATCGACCATAATTTTCCGAATTGACGAAAAGCAGAAAAATATCAGTTTATATTTTCCCATTTGTTCAGGTAAGATCGGCAAAGGCGTCGTTTTTCAAAGAACATACGAGATAAAGGTCTCCGGTTTGATAGACGATTCGCCTGCCGAAATGAAACTGGACGCATCGGCCCCGGGAAGGGTGTTCGATGGGCTGGGCGGAAATTTCCGCATCCAGAACCCTGCCCATGATCCAGAAGTGATCGATTATTGCCTCAAAAACCTGCGGGTAGCCTGGGGCAGGGTCGAAATGCCCTGGATAAGCTGGCAGCCCGATTCGACGGTCGATCCCACAAAAACCGATACGTCTAAACTCAACATCCGCGTAAAGCGGGCTATGGAAATGGCGCAAAGGCTTAGCCAAATGAATATCCCGGTAATCGTTACCGCGTGGTTCCCGCCCGCCTGGGCGGTTGAGGGTAAGCTAAACATGGGCCGTTCGCCCGAGGGCATCTGGGGTAATCCGTTGAAAAGATCAAGCATGACCAAAATATACCAGTCGATAACCGATTATATTCTTTACCTCAAAGCACATTACGGTGTTGATGTCGCCGATTTCTCTTTTAACGAATCGGACCTGGGTATTAACGTCCGCCAAACCGCAGAAGAACATGATGAACTGATCAAGGGCCTCGGCGCTTATTTTGCGTCGCATGGATTAACAACTAAGTTGCTGCTCGGCGATAATTCGGATGCCACAACCTACAGTTTCATCTACCCGGCCATGAACGATCCGCAGGCTAAACCCTACATAGGCATGGTCTCCTTCCATTCGTGGCGCGGTTGGGACACGCCAATCCTGCAAAAATGGGCCGATGCGGCCAAACAAACCAACCTGCCTTTGCTGGTAGGCGAAGGTAGTATCGATGCGGCGGCGTGGGGCTATCCGCAATATTTCCTGGAGCAGTCTTATGCCCTGGAAGAGGTCAACCTGTATACCCGGCTGCTCGCCATCTGTCAGCCCATATCTATTTTGCAATGGCAGCTAACGTCCGATTATTCGCCGCTGAAAGGTGGTGGCATTTTTGGCGATAACGGTCCGCTTGAGCCTACGCAACGCTTCTGGAATTTGAAACAACTGGCATCGACCCCTAAGGACCTAAGATTTATGCCTATCACCAGCGATGTCGCCGATATTTCCTGCGCGGCATTGGGCGATAATGCAAAACACGTCTATACCGTCCATATTGTCAACAACGGCACCACACGGAAAGTTCATTTGACAGGTCTGCCTGCGGGGGTAAATAAACTGAATCTATACGTCACCAACATTAAATCGGACATGAAGCAAAAAGGTTCAGTGAAGATAAGCAATGGCGAATGTGAGTTTAAGGCCGATCAGCGCTCGTTCATCACACTTACTACGCAATAG
- a CDS encoding glycoside hydrolase family 3 C-terminal domain-containing protein, with the protein MRTRILISLVLITFLSAPTIVLAQTKGKSQQALDAKIDAIVKKLTLEEKIGMLHANGIFSTTGVERLGISGLMTDDGPLGVREDVKEGWGSANLTTDSATFFPNGSALAATWNPDLAYRFGHDMGEEARARKKYIMLAPAFNIARTPLCGRTYEYYSEDPFLNSRLAVQAVKGIQSQNIAACVKHFVVNNQEVERGRVNVNVDERTLREIYLPAFKASITEGNAWTIMSAYNKLRGVYCSENDYLLNKVLKGEWKFKGIVISDWGGTHSTVAAANNGLDLEMGSGPKYDKYFFATKLLDSVKAGKVSTKVIDEKVHRILWVLYHTAMSANPPAGKMNTPAHSKTVYDIAAESIVLLKNDKHLLPLNTSGIKSIAIIGDNATHTFHLGGFGAGVKAKYEVTPLAGLQNRLGKTVDIKFAQGYSGVYRQHGASVNAPTKPADSAMVAEAADLAKKTDMAILFIGGNRDYESEGSDRKDLSLPFGEQTLVDAVTVANPNTIVVVIGGAPYDIGKIKQNNHTIVWSWYNGSENGNALADVLLGKINPSGRLPFTFPAELKDSPAHALDAYPGENLQVDYKEGILVGYRWFDTKKIEPLYCFGYGLSYTDYKYSGLKTAKKTYKTGENITATVTIKNTGKYAGKETVQLYVSKDGSVVERADKELKAFKKVLIPAGQTASVTVSIPVKDLAYYDVNTSKWVVEPGKYKLLAGSSSRDIKETETITVD; encoded by the coding sequence ATGAGAACCAGGATTTTAATCAGTTTAGTATTGATCACATTTTTATCGGCCCCAACTATCGTTTTGGCGCAAACCAAAGGAAAAAGTCAGCAAGCGCTGGACGCTAAAATAGATGCCATCGTCAAAAAGCTTACGCTCGAAGAAAAGATAGGCATGCTGCATGCCAACGGTATTTTCAGCACCACGGGTGTCGAACGTTTAGGCATAAGCGGGCTAATGACCGATGACGGTCCGCTTGGCGTTCGCGAAGACGTGAAGGAAGGCTGGGGCTCGGCCAATCTGACCACCGATTCGGCTACTTTTTTTCCAAACGGGTCCGCATTAGCCGCAACCTGGAACCCCGACCTGGCCTACCGCTTTGGCCATGACATGGGCGAGGAAGCAAGGGCGCGAAAAAAATACATCATGCTTGCCCCGGCATTCAATATTGCCCGCACACCTTTGTGCGGCCGCACCTACGAGTACTATTCCGAAGATCCTTTCCTTAACTCACGTTTAGCGGTACAGGCCGTAAAAGGCATACAAAGCCAGAACATAGCTGCATGCGTAAAACACTTCGTTGTGAACAACCAGGAAGTTGAGCGCGGCCGTGTGAACGTTAATGTGGACGAGCGCACTTTGCGGGAGATATACCTGCCGGCATTCAAAGCTTCTATTACGGAAGGCAATGCCTGGACCATCATGTCGGCTTACAACAAGTTACGCGGCGTTTACTGTTCAGAGAATGATTACCTGCTGAACAAAGTTTTAAAAGGCGAATGGAAATTTAAGGGCATTGTTATCAGCGACTGGGGCGGCACACACAGCACCGTTGCGGCAGCTAATAATGGCCTCGATTTGGAGATGGGTTCGGGCCCGAAGTATGACAAGTACTTTTTTGCCACCAAACTGCTCGATTCAGTTAAGGCAGGTAAAGTAAGCACGAAGGTGATAGACGAAAAGGTGCACCGTATTTTGTGGGTACTGTATCACACGGCCATGAGCGCTAACCCACCCGCTGGAAAAATGAACACTCCGGCCCACAGTAAAACTGTATATGACATAGCCGCCGAATCCATCGTGCTGCTTAAAAACGATAAGCATCTGCTCCCGCTGAATACATCGGGGATTAAAAGTATAGCGATAATAGGCGACAATGCCACGCATACCTTCCACCTTGGCGGTTTTGGGGCGGGTGTAAAGGCGAAGTACGAGGTAACCCCGCTGGCCGGTTTACAAAACAGGCTGGGCAAAACGGTGGATATCAAATTCGCGCAGGGATATTCAGGAGTTTACCGGCAGCATGGCGCCAGTGTGAATGCACCCACCAAACCTGCCGACTCAGCCATGGTTGCGGAAGCTGCCGACCTGGCAAAGAAAACGGATATGGCTATCCTGTTCATAGGCGGTAACCGCGATTATGAAAGCGAGGGTAGCGACCGCAAGGACCTCAGCCTCCCTTTCGGCGAACAAACACTGGTTGACGCAGTAACCGTAGCAAACCCGAATACCATTGTGGTGGTTATCGGTGGCGCGCCGTATGATATCGGCAAGATCAAGCAAAACAATCACACCATCGTATGGTCGTGGTACAACGGGTCGGAAAATGGCAACGCATTAGCCGACGTGTTGCTGGGCAAAATAAACCCTTCGGGCAGGCTGCCTTTCACTTTCCCTGCTGAACTGAAAGACTCGCCGGCTCATGCATTGGATGCCTATCCCGGCGAAAACCTGCAGGTGGATTACAAAGAAGGAATATTAGTAGGCTACCGTTGGTTCGACACTAAAAAGATAGAACCGCTTTACTGCTTTGGCTACGGCCTTTCTTACACCGATTATAAATATTCAGGCTTAAAAACAGCCAAAAAAACTTATAAAACCGGGGAAAATATCACCGCCACGGTTACCATAAAAAATACAGGAAAATATGCAGGTAAGGAAACCGTTCAATTGTATGTAAGCAAAGACGGTTCGGTAGTAGAACGTGCCGACAAAGAGTTGAAGGCCTTCAAAAAGGTATTGATCCCCGCCGGGCAAACTGCCAGCGTAACCGTAAGCATACCGGTTAAGGATCTGGCTTATTATGATGTTAATACCAGTAAATGGGTAGTAGAGCCGGGCAAATATAAACTACTCGCCGGGTCGTCATCGAGGGATATCAAAGAGACTGAAACGATTACTGTAGACTAA
- a CDS encoding putative sensor domain DACNV-containing protein: MISEPAYKAARSVSGAIEKHFEEQLSAAALRGETNLAPAPQSRSIAAIIDTAFWTSLRKEEGRSPKISLAFLLPEQSEQPLVFEKRLRLTPEILTKLAPAVERSGIHLGVWQEEDDLYIWGTTHTIPGFCFVLEVIEPGLLVIKHRRVDGFGKYVNVAVLKGDEVKIIDEGAINYPDCPALLSSLLGFSAQTSWSNPVNIHVQLAVSMRAHGHGGLLLIVPSDSDKWRESIIDPISYAISPSFMGLANLMKQDVDKKSLALWLDELAREIDCVAGLTAVDGATIINDRNELLAFGAKITRPYGSETVKEIMVTEPIVDSEAQIIAPGQDGGTRHFAAAQFVYDQRDAFALVASQDGRFTIFSWSPCDEIVHAHRVDTLLM; encoded by the coding sequence ATGATCAGTGAACCAGCTTATAAGGCAGCCCGCTCTGTTTCCGGCGCTATTGAAAAGCATTTTGAAGAACAATTGAGCGCCGCGGCGTTGCGCGGCGAAACCAACCTGGCGCCTGCTCCGCAAAGCCGCTCTATAGCAGCAATTATTGATACCGCTTTCTGGACCAGCCTGCGGAAGGAAGAAGGCCGTTCGCCAAAAATATCGCTGGCGTTCCTGTTACCCGAACAGTCGGAGCAACCGCTGGTGTTTGAAAAACGCCTTCGGCTTACGCCGGAAATACTAACAAAGCTTGCCCCGGCAGTTGAGCGTTCAGGTATCCATTTGGGCGTTTGGCAGGAAGAAGATGACCTTTATATATGGGGAACAACGCATACCATTCCAGGTTTTTGTTTTGTGCTGGAAGTGATTGAGCCGGGGTTGCTTGTCATCAAGCATCGCCGTGTCGACGGTTTTGGCAAATATGTGAACGTGGCCGTACTGAAAGGCGACGAGGTAAAGATCATTGATGAAGGTGCGATCAATTACCCGGATTGCCCGGCCCTGCTAAGTTCTCTGCTTGGTTTTAGTGCGCAAACGTCGTGGAGCAACCCGGTGAACATTCATGTGCAATTGGCTGTTTCGATGCGAGCGCACGGGCACGGGGGCTTACTGCTCATCGTACCTTCCGATAGCGATAAATGGCGCGAATCCATTATCGACCCGATATCTTACGCAATCAGCCCATCCTTTATGGGGCTGGCAAACCTGATGAAGCAAGATGTTGATAAAAAAAGCCTCGCTTTGTGGCTCGACGAACTTGCACGCGAAATAGATTGTGTTGCAGGACTAACCGCTGTCGACGGGGCCACCATCATCAACGACCGGAACGAGTTGTTGGCGTTCGGCGCCAAAATAACAAGACCATACGGCAGTGAAACCGTAAAAGAAATTATGGTTACCGAACCCATCGTCGACAGCGAGGCGCAAATCATTGCACCCGGGCAGGATGGCGGTACGCGGCATTTTGCTGCGGCCCAATTTGTTTACGATCAGAGGGATGCCTTTGCATTGGTTGCCTCGCAGGATGGCCGTTTCACTATTTTCTCCTGGTCGCCATGCGACGAAATTGTGCATGCGCATAGGGTAGATACGCTGCTGATGTGA
- a CDS encoding GAF domain-containing protein — MTETDIRLLAVERFKSLDLENDSEFRELVQMASDVCDTPIALLTLLDHDTQWLKVRKGTDIASMPREISFCDHTIRDDSVMIVPDATADERFTNNPIVASDPHIRFYAGASLITNDGHRIGSLCVIDLEPHQLTRQQELLLKMLSKQAVNLMEYRISAELLEKNKIEFERQKKIIREVQITQRSFFESAPNFHALLGKRGEVIDFNKIAYNFIHKVHGVELRRGVMMLRYIAPDFADKFIRGFNMAVVGDHAFEEGSTDYGAHGVIYWEASFETARDPNNEIIGISYIIRDVTDRKVREHKIIDQNQSLLKIAHMQAHEFRAPLTTITGMMDLIKAEDYQAPKEYFELLENAVKNLDGKIREVVDNVDNIVLEGTEVYKA, encoded by the coding sequence ATGACCGAAACAGATATCCGCCTGCTGGCTGTGGAGCGGTTCAAGAGCCTTGACCTGGAGAATGATTCAGAGTTCCGGGAATTGGTACAAATGGCTTCCGACGTTTGCGATACGCCCATCGCTTTGCTTACGCTGCTTGACCACGATACCCAATGGCTTAAAGTGCGCAAAGGCACTGACATTGCCAGCATGCCAAGGGAAATTTCGTTTTGTGACCATACGATAAGGGATGATTCTGTGATGATCGTTCCTGATGCGACTGCTGACGAGCGTTTTACCAATAACCCTATTGTTGCCAGCGACCCCCATATCCGTTTTTATGCCGGAGCGTCGCTGATAACCAACGACGGGCATAGGATAGGCAGTTTGTGCGTGATAGACCTGGAGCCGCATCAACTGACGCGCCAGCAGGAATTGTTGCTCAAAATGCTTTCCAAACAGGCCGTTAACCTAATGGAATACCGCATAAGTGCTGAATTGTTGGAAAAGAACAAGATCGAATTCGAGCGCCAAAAGAAAATAATTCGGGAGGTTCAGATAACGCAGCGTTCATTTTTTGAAAGCGCACCAAACTTTCATGCACTTTTAGGTAAGCGCGGCGAAGTGATAGATTTTAATAAGATAGCCTATAACTTTATACACAAGGTTCACGGGGTTGAGCTGCGCCGCGGTGTGATGATGCTGCGGTATATAGCACCGGATTTTGCGGACAAGTTTATCAGGGGCTTTAATATGGCCGTAGTTGGCGACCATGCCTTTGAGGAGGGGTCTACCGATTACGGGGCGCATGGCGTTATTTATTGGGAGGCATCTTTTGAAACCGCGCGCGACCCGAATAATGAGATCATCGGTATATCCTATATCATCCGTGACGTTACCGACAGAAAGGTAAGGGAACATAAAATAATAGATCAAAACCAGTCTCTGCTCAAGATAGCGCACATGCAGGCGCACGAATTCAGGGCGCCGCTCACCACCATCACCGGGATGATGGACCTGATAAAAGCCGAAGACTACCAGGCACCTAAGGAATATTTTGAACTACTTGAAAATGCAGTAAAAAATCTTGACGGAAAGATACGCGAGGTGGTGGATAACGTGGATAATATTGTGCTGGAAGGTACCGAAGTATACAAAGCCTAA
- a CDS encoding fused response regulator/phosphatase, with protein sequence MSSPNAKKVLLVDDNPLFLKILTHAFTKAGFECASCPSACEAIDYLNLNIPDAILSDYEMPEMNGIEFRKVLINHSDFKDIPFVFLSYITDKDLMSEGLDLQAVDYVVKETPVNVIVSKITNLIDTVQKQRELSVLEIKKAALALNIRTVPKVAPVVQGFDVDFWHQAYQDVPGGDFIDFIEVDDRYSYIVLGDVMGKKWVAWFFTFSFLSYIRAAIRFGIMNRDFSTAEILQKVNSVICYDDALKDILSTMSLVMVDKQEQVITYSGAGDLPALLYKAETGEITQVDSDGLLLGLFPDGGYTERRVQLKPGDQFFIFTDGLIDYEENGEKKSDYNLFKDKLLNMIEDKMTFKQIRQHLLQNLSPALVDDCSIININKQ encoded by the coding sequence ATGTCGAGCCCAAATGCAAAAAAGGTATTACTGGTTGATGACAATCCATTATTCCTAAAAATACTAACACACGCTTTCACAAAGGCAGGTTTTGAATGCGCGTCCTGCCCGTCGGCATGCGAGGCCATCGATTACCTGAACCTCAATATTCCCGACGCCATCCTTTCGGACTACGAAATGCCCGAAATGAACGGCATCGAGTTCAGGAAGGTGCTGATCAATCATTCCGATTTTAAGGATATCCCTTTCGTCTTCCTGAGTTACATCACCGACAAGGACCTGATGTCTGAGGGCCTCGACCTGCAGGCGGTGGATTACGTGGTGAAGGAAACGCCTGTAAACGTGATCGTGTCCAAGATCACCAACCTGATCGACACTGTACAGAAACAACGCGAGTTATCAGTTCTCGAAATAAAGAAGGCAGCACTGGCATTAAATATCCGCACCGTACCCAAAGTGGCGCCGGTCGTCCAGGGTTTCGATGTCGATTTCTGGCACCAGGCTTACCAGGATGTACCGGGCGGCGACTTTATCGATTTCATCGAGGTTGACGACCGCTACAGTTATATTGTGCTTGGCGATGTGATGGGCAAAAAATGGGTGGCCTGGTTCTTTACCTTCAGCTTCCTGAGTTATATACGCGCGGCTATCCGGTTTGGTATAATGAACCGTGACTTTTCGACCGCCGAAATATTGCAAAAAGTAAACAGCGTTATCTGTTATGACGATGCGCTGAAAGATATTTTGTCGACCATGTCGTTGGTCATGGTGGATAAACAGGAACAGGTAATTACCTACTCGGGCGCCGGCGACCTGCCTGCTTTGCTTTATAAAGCTGAAACCGGTGAGATAACCCAGGTTGACTCTGACGGCCTGTTGCTCGGCTTATTCCCCGACGGCGGTTACACCGAACGGCGTGTTCAGCTAAAACCTGGCGACCAATTCTTTATCTTTACGGATGGCCTGATAGATTATGAGGAGAACGGGGAGAAAAAAAGCGATTACAATTTATTTAAGGATAAATTGCTGAACATGATCGAAGACAAAATGACGTTCAAACAAATAAGGCAGCACTTGTTGCAAAATTTATCACCGGCCCTGGTTGATGATTGCAGTATAATTAATATCAATAAACAATAA